The segment CCGTGAGCAGGCCGCTGGCCAGTGGCACCCGCACAATCAGGCCCACGTTGTGGCGCTTGGCTTCCGCAAACAGCAGCTCCTGGGGGCGCTGCCGGAACATGTTGAAGATGAGCTGAATGGAGCACACGTTCGGAAAAGTCAACGCCTTGAGGCCTTCTTCCACTTTTTCCACGCTCACACCCAGGTGCCGGATCTTGCCTTCCTGCTTGAGCCGGTCGAATACCTCGAAGATTTCGGGGCGGTAATACACCTCGGTAGGCGGGCAGTGGAGCTGAATCAAATCGATGGTGTCGAGCTGCATATTGCGCAGGCTCTGCTCCACGAATCGGCGCAGCACTTCGGGCTGGTAGGCCTCCGCGGTGTGGGGCTGCAGCTGCCGGCCGCACTTGGTGGCCACGTACACCTGCTCCGAGCGGCTGCGCACGAGCCGGCCCACGGCTTTTTCACTCTCGCCGTCGCCGTACACGTCGGCCGTGTCGATGAAGTTGATGCCGCTATCCACGGCGGCGTTTAGAATCTGGTCGGCGTTTTCGTGGCTGAACGGGTCGCCCCATTTGCCACCCACCTGCCAGGTGCCCAGGCTGATTTCGGAAACGGAAAGGTCAGTTTTGCCTAGTTTGCGGTACTGCATACGTGCGTAGAAGTAGGGTTTGGAGTCTGTTTTAAGCTGAATAAGCCTTACGTAAGCCTTGGCCGGCAAGCTACGCCCCGCCTGCCTATCTTTACCGATTATCGT is part of the Hymenobacter chitinivorans DSM 11115 genome and harbors:
- a CDS encoding aldo/keto reductase; translated protein: MQYRKLGKTDLSVSEISLGTWQVGGKWGDPFSHENADQILNAAVDSGINFIDTADVYGDGESEKAVGRLVRSRSEQVYVATKCGRQLQPHTAEAYQPEVLRRFVEQSLRNMQLDTIDLIQLHCPPTEVYYRPEIFEVFDRLKQEGKIRHLGVSVEKVEEGLKALTFPNVCSIQLIFNMFRQRPQELLFAEAKRHNVGLIVRVPLASGLLTGKFSRETTFSPDDHRQFNREGAAFDKGETFSGVDYEVGLEAVEALKKVFPDQPNLAPVALRWVLMFDEVSCVIPGASKPSQLESNLKAAELPAITDEQMQQVRAIYDERIRPLVHYTW